One Streptomyces sp. V4I8 genomic window carries:
- a CDS encoding IS3 family transposase (programmed frameshift) yields MVMKVYSPEFKADAVALYHSDPDLTIVQAARDLGINPETLRNWIRADRARADSPTKNTKDTPVSKATKEELEAELAALRKENAALRKDNATLATERDILRKATKFFRRGDELVSRCQFIEDHRKTFKVTRLCQVLEVARSTYYKWREARAARAEREQADEVLAGKIRTIHTDSGGTYGAPRITAELRDTHGMEINEKRVARVMRKFRIAGFRLRKKVRTTVPEPSATPVADLFRRNFSAPAPNQKYMGDITYLPVGDGEHLYLATVIDCFSRRVAGWSIADHMRTELVADALRMAAATRGSLEGAVFHSDHGAQYGSRQFADLCAELGVTQSMGAVGTSADNAACESFHASLKREILQGARRFDGAEACRRTVFRWLTRYNTWRRHSANGQLSPVAYEQLSATLTLAA; encoded by the exons ATGGTGATGAAGGTCTATTCGCCCGAGTTCAAGGCCGACGCGGTCGCGCTGTACCACTCGGACCCCGACCTTACGATCGTGCAGGCCGCCCGCGATCTGGGGATCAACCCGGAGACGCTGCGGAACTGGATCCGCGCCGACCGCGCCCGCGCCGACAGCCCCACGAAGAACACGAAGGACACACCGGTGAGCAAGGCCACGAAGGAAGAACTGGAGGCCGAGTTAGCGGCCCTGCGCAAGGAGAACGCCGCCTTGCGGAAGGACAACGCGACCCTGGCCACGGAGCGGGACATCTTGCGTAAGGCGACGAAGT TTTTTCGCCGCGGAGATGAGCTGGTGAGTCGCTGCCAGTTCATCGAGGACCACCGCAAGACCTTCAAGGTCACGCGACTGTGCCAGGTGCTCGAAGTGGCCCGCTCCACCTACTACAAGTGGCGCGAGGCCCGCGCTGCCCGGGCCGAGCGCGAGCAGGCCGATGAGGTGCTGGCCGGCAAGATCCGCACCATCCACACCGACTCCGGCGGCACTTACGGCGCCCCGCGCATCACCGCCGAGCTGCGGGATACACACGGCATGGAGATCAATGAGAAGAGGGTCGCCCGCGTGATGCGCAAGTTCCGTATCGCCGGCTTCCGCCTGCGCAAGAAGGTACGTACGACTGTCCCCGAGCCGTCGGCCACGCCCGTTGCGGACCTGTTCCGACGCAACTTCTCGGCGCCCGCGCCAAACCAGAAGTACATGGGCGACATCACGTATCTGCCTGTCGGCGATGGCGAGCATCTGTATCTGGCGACCGTCATCGACTGTTTCTCCCGCCGCGTGGCGGGCTGGTCGATCGCCGACCACATGCGCACCGAGCTCGTCGCCGACGCACTCAGGATGGCCGCCGCCACCCGCGGCAGCCTCGAAGGCGCGGTCTTCCACAGCGATCACGGGGCGCAATACGGGTCGCGCCAATTCGCTGATCTCTGCGCTGAGCTGGGCGTGACCCAGTCCATGGGCGCGGTCGGAACGAGCGCGGACAACGCCGCCTGCGAGTCCTTCCACGCGTCCCTCAAACGGGAGATCCTCCAGGGCGCCCGGCGCTTCGACGGGGCCGAGGCCTGCCGGCGCACCGTGTTCCGCTGGCTGACGCGGTACAACACCTGGCGCCGCCACTCGGCGAACGGACAGCTCAGCCCCGTCGCCTACGAACAGCTGTCAGCTACCCTGACACTCGCCGCATAA
- a CDS encoding ATP-binding protein, with the protein MDVAVSGFIGRVQELALLDKRLARVGASGSGVALAIRGRRQVGKSRLVQEFCNRAGVPYMYFTATKGASPVEACAALLAELRDSPLVADQARDLVPQLRNVAWPDVFRILARALPDEPCVVVLDELPWLSEQDDIFDGALQTAWDRLLSTRPVLLLLLGSDLHMMERLTAYDRPFYGRADNLVLGPLNPAETGAALGLTGAAALDAHLVSGGLPGILRVWPHGTPALEFLRAECADPASPVFGVPETTLMAEFPGPDTARRVLEAIGTGDRTHANIAATAGSREGALPSGTLSPLLRRLVEEKHVLAVEQPLSTRPGKPGLYRVADSNLRLYLGVLRSVQEQARRGRPAVGFRAIERQWSSWRGRAVEPLVREALELAAAAGDLPWPDTEVIGGWWNRQFNPELDLVGADQAPVAGRIDFVGSIKWLETPFDNHDVAALKRGAVQVPGFDPGRTGLAVVSLSGLAKGVARDGVELVWSREDVLAAWQTS; encoded by the coding sequence GTGGATGTGGCGGTGAGCGGGTTCATCGGGCGGGTCCAGGAGCTGGCGCTGTTGGACAAGCGCCTGGCACGGGTCGGCGCCTCGGGCAGCGGGGTGGCCCTGGCTATCCGGGGCCGTCGGCAGGTCGGCAAGAGCCGGCTGGTGCAGGAGTTCTGCAACCGGGCCGGGGTGCCCTACATGTACTTCACGGCGACGAAGGGTGCCTCTCCCGTCGAGGCCTGCGCAGCGCTGCTCGCCGAACTGCGCGACTCTCCGCTCGTCGCTGACCAGGCCCGCGACCTCGTGCCGCAGCTTCGGAACGTGGCCTGGCCGGATGTCTTTCGGATTCTGGCTCGGGCGCTGCCCGACGAGCCGTGTGTGGTGGTGCTCGATGAGCTGCCGTGGCTGAGTGAGCAGGACGACATCTTCGACGGTGCGCTGCAGACGGCCTGGGACCGGCTGCTGTCCACGCGGCCGGTGTTGTTGCTGCTGCTCGGCTCGGATCTGCACATGATGGAGCGGCTCACCGCCTACGACCGCCCGTTCTACGGCCGCGCGGACAACCTGGTGCTGGGCCCGCTGAACCCCGCCGAGACCGGCGCGGCGCTGGGTCTGACCGGCGCTGCTGCGCTCGATGCCCATCTGGTGTCCGGTGGGCTGCCCGGCATCCTGCGGGTCTGGCCGCATGGCACGCCTGCGCTGGAGTTCCTGCGTGCCGAGTGCGCTGACCCGGCCTCCCCGGTCTTCGGGGTGCCTGAGACGACGCTGATGGCCGAGTTCCCCGGGCCGGACACGGCCCGCCGGGTGCTGGAGGCGATCGGCACTGGCGACCGCACGCACGCCAACATCGCGGCGACTGCCGGCAGCCGGGAGGGCGCGCTGCCCTCGGGCACGCTCTCACCGCTGCTGCGCCGGCTGGTGGAGGAGAAGCACGTCCTGGCCGTCGAGCAGCCGCTGTCGACGCGGCCGGGCAAACCGGGCCTGTACCGGGTGGCGGACAGCAATCTGCGGCTGTATCTGGGTGTCCTGCGCTCGGTCCAGGAGCAGGCTCGGCGCGGCCGTCCGGCGGTGGGCTTCCGGGCGATCGAACGGCAGTGGTCGAGCTGGCGGGGCCGCGCGGTGGAGCCGCTCGTGCGTGAGGCGCTGGAGCTGGCGGCCGCTGCTGGCGACTTGCCGTGGCCGGACACCGAGGTCATCGGCGGCTGGTGGAACCGGCAGTTCAACCCCGAGCTCGACCTGGTCGGCGCCGACCAGGCGCCGGTCGCCGGCAGGATCGACTTCGTAGGGTCGATCAAGTGGTTGGAGACGCCGTTTGACAACCACGACGTCGCAGCCCTGAAGCGCGGCGCGGTACAGGTGCCCGGCTTCGACCCCGGCCGTACCGGATTGGCGGTCGTGTCGCTGTCGGGTCTTGCAAAGGGCGTGGCGCGCGACGGCGTAGAACTGGTGTGGTCACGTGAGGATGTACTCGCCGCCTGGCAGACATCGTGA
- a CDS encoding transposase family protein, protein MSWNVTAGLDKDQLDGLVVRVHQALVEDPDPAVSPARMWSLGLYRSVVLVLFLLRQNPVQEAAAELFGVSQATVSRRWTGLLPVVEKALAGHVPDPVEASAGRIVLIDGTLVTTWDWASEGTAMFSGKHRDTGFNLQIAATLSGDLLAVSEPVPGSRHDMYAWRQSHFPETFAERQSMGDLGYVGSGMLTARRKPPGQQRPTGAKIYNRSISSLRAAIERAIAHLKDWKILATRYRGPLAKFPLVAKTVTALTFYKKGW, encoded by the coding sequence TTGAGCTGGAACGTTACGGCAGGGTTAGACAAGGATCAACTGGACGGGCTGGTGGTGCGGGTCCATCAGGCGCTCGTGGAGGACCCGGATCCTGCGGTGTCTCCGGCGCGGATGTGGTCGCTGGGCCTGTACCGGTCGGTGGTCCTGGTGCTGTTCCTCCTGCGGCAGAACCCCGTCCAGGAAGCGGCGGCGGAACTGTTCGGTGTCAGCCAGGCCACTGTTTCCCGGCGGTGGACGGGGCTGCTTCCGGTGGTGGAGAAGGCCCTCGCCGGGCATGTCCCTGATCCTGTGGAAGCCTCAGCCGGCCGGATCGTGCTCATCGACGGGACCCTGGTCACCACGTGGGACTGGGCGAGCGAAGGCACCGCTATGTTCTCCGGCAAGCATCGTGACACCGGCTTCAACCTGCAGATCGCCGCCACGCTGTCCGGAGACCTGCTCGCGGTGTCCGAGCCTGTCCCGGGCTCCCGCCACGACATGTACGCCTGGCGCCAGTCCCACTTCCCGGAGACCTTCGCAGAACGGCAGAGCATGGGCGATCTTGGGTACGTGGGTTCCGGCATGCTCACCGCGAGACGCAAACCACCTGGTCAGCAACGCCCCACTGGCGCCAAGATCTACAACCGGAGCATCAGCAGCCTCCGCGCCGCCATTGAGCGAGCGATCGCACACCTGAAGGACTGGAAGATCCTCGCGACCCGCTACCGCGGCCCCCTGGCCAAGTTCCCCCTCGTCGCCAAAACCGTCACCGCCCTCACCTTCTACAAAAAGGGCTGGTGA